A window of the Arachis duranensis cultivar V14167 chromosome 5, aradu.V14167.gnm2.J7QH, whole genome shotgun sequence genome harbors these coding sequences:
- the LOC107491465 gene encoding uncharacterized protein LOC107491465, translating into MEGTANLVVYRNGEIIRNTREGMRFVCQNPFSFVVPCTMTLMELQNGLCQSMENGTLMRVSRILYRNPVVVFGSLIQFDTMPITDEGSIQNMFQIYRQTQMRQPQIELYVEFESVETEGIQNVLDIEDDRAAVYEGMNSDSEEDFEATYEAGDEDEDGDVGVETATENIVLHPSSSQPMDVPPFMRELDLDAMHTPEFPEYANIGVADPEDGEFWIGMEYNSRKSMVAAIRRYTIVRGVDYDVYESEPQTFYAKCKMYGRGCDWLIRASLIRKKDCWEIRKYNGRHTCTMGAISQDHSKLDSDTVADSIMPLVETDPSIKVKSIIAEVQSRFNYTISYRKAWLAKQKSIAKVFGGWEDSYQALPWWLSVMVQKIPGSLCK; encoded by the exons ATGGAGGGTACCGCAAACTTGGTGGTGTATCGCAACGGTGAAATAATACGCAATACTCGTGAGGGCATGAGGTTTGTCTGTCAGAATCCATTTTCATTTGTGGTTCCATGCACCATGACGTTAATGGAGCTTCAGAACGGTCTTTGTCAAAGCATGGAGAACGGTACGTTAATGAGAGTGAGCAGAATTTTGTACCGAAATCCAGTTGTAGTTTTTGGTAGTCTAATACAGTTTGACACCATGCCAATCACTGACGAAGGGAGTATACAGAATATGTTTCAAATTTACCGGCAGACTCAGATGCGACAGCCACAGATTGAGCtatatgttgagtttgaaagCGTAGAGACGGAAGGGATTCAAAATGTTTTAGATATAGAGGATGATAGAGCTGCAGTGTACGAGGGAATGAATAGTGACAGCGAAGAGGACTTCGAAGCCACTTACGAAGCCGGCGATGAAGACGAGGATGGTGATGTGGGAGTTGAGACAGCAACGGAGAATATAGTGCTTCATCCCTCGAGCAGTCAACCGATGGACGTGCCACCATTCATGCGTGAGTTGGATCTCGACGCCATGCATACACCAGAATTTCCGGAATATGCAAACATAG GCGTTGCTGATCCTGAGGACGGAGAGTTCTGGATTGGAATGGAATACAATTCCAGGAAGTCGATGGTTGCTGCAATTAGAAGATACACTATCGTTAGAGGAGTTGACTACGATGTGTATGAGTCTGAGCCACAGACCTTCTATGCAAAATGCAAGATGTATGGGCGTGGGTGCGATTGGCTTATCCGAGCCAGCTTGATACGGAAAAAAGATTGTTGGGAGATACGCAAATACAATGGAAGGCACACGTGCACAATGGGAGCGATTTCACAGGATCATTCCAAGTTGGACTCGGATACCGTTGCTGATAGTATAATGCCGTTAGTCGAGACTGACCCGTCAATCAAGGTGAAATCTATAATAGCGGAAGTCCAGTCAAGGTTCAACTATACCATCAGTTACCGAaaggcttggttggcaaagcagaagTCCATAGCGAAGGTTTTTGGTGGTTGGGAGGATTCGTACcaagccttgccatggtggctCTCGGTCATGGTTCAGAAGATACCTGGGTCATTGTGCAAATAG